The following is a genomic window from Serratia ficaria.
CGCACAGCTGTATATGCTCGGCGCTCAGCCAGTCTTTCAGCACGTATCCCCCGATGGTCAATGTGTTAGCCCCGCGCCGAAGAACCACTCCCCGGCGACGGTAAAACTTTAATCAACGCCCCGGCGGCACACTGTGATTCGCATCACAAAGATAGCGCTACCAAAGTTCTATCATGCAGATCTGTGATAGCGCTATCAAAACGCCGGGCCGCAGGATGGCGTTAACCACAATTTTTTATCGCTGGCCGGGGTAACGGGTTAGAATGTGTCGCATACTGGGATCGTCGAAGCCGCTTTGCCGGCTTCCCATCATCACAATTTTTATGCGCGGCATGCGCATTTCAGTCGGGATTACGAATGTCGATCGGTAAAAAACGACGCAGCACAGGAAGGGTGACGCTGGCCGACGTGGCGCAGCTGGCGGGCGTCGGCACCATGACCGTTTCGCGGGCGCTGCGCACCCCGGAGCAGGTTTCAGACAAGCTGAGAGAGAAGATTGAAGCGGCGGTCAGCGAGCTGGGCTATCTGCCCAACCTGGCCGCCAGCTCGTTGGCGTCGGCCTCGTCTTATACCGTCGCCATGGTGGTGCCCAGCCTGTCCGAATCGGGCTGCGCCGACATGTTCGCCGGCTTGCAGAAAGTGCTGCAGCCGGCGGGTTATCAAATCATGCTGGCCGAGTCGCAACACCACCTGGAACGCGAAGAGAAGCTGCTGGAAACCCTGCTGTCGTATAACCTGGCGGCGGCGGTGCTGCTCAGCGTCGAGCATTCGCAAAATACCCGCAACGCGCTGATCGCCGCCAATATTCCCGTGGTGGAAATCGGCGCGATGCGCGCCGATCCGATCGATATGAATATCGGCATCGATTACGTGGCGGCCATGTATCAGCTGACGCAAACGGTGATCGCCAGCGGTTATCAAAACCTCGGCCTGCTGTGCGCCAATCAGGAGCAGTGGATTTTCCAGCAGCACCTGCAGGGCTGGCACAAGGCGCTGCTGCGCAACCACATGTCGCCGCATCGGGTGATCAACGCCGCGCAGCCCGCCAGCTTCAGCACCGGCGCACAGCAACTGCCGGAGTTTCTGCTGGCCTGGCCGGAGCTGGACGCGCTGGTGTGCGCCTCGGACGAGCTGGCCTGCGGCGCGCTGTATGAATGCCAGCGCCGGCGCATCAAGGTGCCGGATCAGCTGGCGGTGGTGGGATTCGGCAACGGTGAGTTCAGCCGGGTGTGTCAGCCGCCGTTGACCACCATGACCATCCCGCACCGTGAGATCGGCATTCAGGCCGGCCAGGCGCTGCTGGCGCGGCTGAACGATGAACCCTGGCGTCAGGCAGGCTCCCTGCCCTCGACGCTGTGCCGGCGCGACAGCTGCTGAATCCGGAGCATAAAAAAGCCGGCTGTCTGTCAGCCGGCTTTTTATCTTTTGCATGCCGAGAAGTCAGGCGTTTTCATCCGCATCGCGCAGCGGTTTGCCATAGGCCTGTTCGTTGTTGCGCGTCAGCCACAGCGACAGCGCCTTCAGCGAATCCGGCGTGAACTCGTCGCAGCGTGCGGTGATCTCTTCCGGCGTCAGCCAGTTCACCTCGACCACTTCCTCTTCCTGCAACGCAAAAGGACCGTGCGACACGCAGCTGAACAGCGCGCCCCACACCCGGCACTGTTCTTCCTCGAAGTAGAACAGGCCGTGCTCGGCGAAAGGCACGCCGGCAATGCCCAGCTCCTCTTCCGCCTCGCGGCGCGCCGAATCCAGCACGTTTTCCCCGCTTTGCACCACGCCGCCCGCGGTGGCGTCCAGCCAGCCCGGATAGAAGTCCTTGATATCGGTGCGACGCTGCACCAGAATTTTTCCCATTCCATCATGCACCACAATATAGGTAGCACGATGACGCAGCCGTTGAGCCCGCATCTGTTGACGACTGGATTGAGCAATCACCTCGTTTTGCTCGTTGACGATATCAACCCACTCGGTATCTGCAGCCTGACCCTGTTCCGCCATCCTCTAAAACCTTCTATTTTGGCGCGATGCATCCCGCGCACTGGTTAATCAATGAGTGTTTTTCAAAGATTTTTATGGTGTGTGTATAAATTAGTGCGTTAACGCCACCTCTGCAACAGCCTCGCCGCCGTCCAACGTGACCACACTCAAAATGCCCCGATCCAGTATGCCATAACTGGCCGGAAAGCCCCCCTTGGGAATGCTGACCGAACCCGGATTGAAGCAGTAAATATCCCCCTGCCGCTCCGCCTGCGGCAGATGCGTGTGGCCGTAGACCAGCACATCGCCGGAAGATAACGGCGGCGGTGTCGAGGGATGATAAAGGTGACCGTGGGTCAAAAACAATCGTCTTTTTTGCCACAGCACCTGCTGCCAGGGCGCGGTGATGGGAAACGCCAGCAGCATCTGGTCGACCTCGCTGTCGCAATTGCCGCGAACGGCGATGATCTTGTCGCTATAGCGATTCAATCGTTCGGCAACCTGAGCCGGCTGATAGCCGGCCGGCAGCGCGTTGCGCGGGCCGTGATTCAGCAAATCGCCCAGAAGAATCAGCCAGTCGGCGGCGCTTTGTGCGAAGCGTTCCAGCACGCGTTCGGTCGCGGGCAGCGAACCGTGGATATCCGAGGCAAACATCAGCTTCATAACCATGCCTTTAACAGGGAAATAACCCCTATTCTAGCGCAACGTCGGCGCGGGGGTTAGCATACGAGGCCGAGGGGGGTAAAAATCATTTATGCGACACGGCTAGCAGAAACAGACGCAGCGAACGGCCACCCGGGATTGCGCCGGCATCACTTTTCTAAAATAATGAAATGATATTTTGATTTAACCCGGCCCTAACCCCCTGGGCCATTTCATACCGAGGCATCGCATGTTTATCCATAAGCAGCACACCGCACTGGAAGACCTGGGCAATGGCGTAACGCGGCGCATATTGGCCCACGGCGGCGCCCTGATGGCGGTTGAGGTCAATTTTCAGAAAAATGCCGTGGGCCCGCTGCACAGCCACCCGCACGAGCAGCTGACCTATGTGTTATCCGGGCGTTTTCGCTTCACCATCGGCGATGAAACGCGCGAAGTGGCCGCCGGCGACACCCTGTACAAAAAGCCGCACGTGGTGCACGGCTGCGTCTGCCTGGAGGCCGGCACGCTGCTGGATACCTTTACGCCGCAGCGCGAAGATTTTTTGCGTTGAAACGCCCGCTGCCCGGCCGCGTTCGTCCGGCGAGAATTGTGATCCCGCTTGCGCAGATAGCATCGGACGAATCTCACATAGCCTGCTATCCTTAGCTGCTATTGTTGGTATCCCTATAGTCAGATCGCTGAAATACCTTTGTGCGCGGCGAAGACCGCAGCAACGTGTAATGAATTACAGATCACCTTACCGCAGGAGGCAACATGATTGACCTGTATTACGCGCCTACTCCCAATGGTCATAAAATTACCCTATTTTTGGAAGAGGTCGGCTTACCCTACCGTATCCACCGCGTAAACATCGGCGCCGGCGACCAGTTCAAGCCGGCGTTCCTGAGCATTTCCCCCAACAACAAGATCCCGGCCATCGTCGACCAACAGCCGGTGGACGGCGGCGCGCCAATCAGCCTGTTCGAGTCCGGCGAAATTCTGCTGTATCTGGCGGAGAAGACCGGCAAACTGCTGAGCAAAGGGCTGCGCGAGCGCGCCGCCACGCTGCAGTGGCTGTTCTGGCAGGTGGCGGGCTTCGGGCCGATGCTCGGGCAGAACCATCATTTCAACCACTACGCCCCGCAGCCGGTGCCGTACGCCATCGAGCGTTACCATCTGGAAACCAAACGGCTGTATGGCGTGCTGGAAGCCGAGCTGCAAAAACACCCGTACCTGGGCGGCGACAATTACAGCATCGCCGATATCGCCACCTACCCCTGGGTGGTGTCGCATCCGCGCCAGCGCGTTGACCTGGCGGATTACCCGGCGGTGCGCAACTGGTTCGAACGCATCAGCAACCGGCCGGCGACCGAACGCGCCTACAAGCTGGCCGAGCAGGCTTAAGCCTTCCCGACTCCCCGGCCGAGCGGGGAGTTAGCCCGTTCGTTATCATTTCCCCACTTTCCGTGTATTCTGAGCGCCAATAATCAGACCTGTGGAGAATCTCTGATGTCATTCAGTCAACCCGACGCCATTATTCGTATCAAAAATCTGCGGTTGCGTACTTTCATCGGTATCAAGGAAGAAGAAATCAACAACCGCCAGGACATCCTGATTAACGTGGTGATCCACTACCCGGCAGATACAGCGCGCAACAGCGAGAATATCGACGATGCGCTCAACTACCGCACCATCACCAAGGCGATCATTCGTCACGTTGAGGATAACCGCTTCGCCCTGCTGGAAAAATTAACTCAGGATGTGCTCGATATCGTGAAAGAACACGCCTGGGTAACCTATGCTGAAGTAGAGATAGATAAACTATTGGCCCTGCGCTATGCCGACTCGGTTTCCATGACCATGAGCTATCGCCGGGACTAACTCAGGGAGACAGATCATGCGAGTCCTGATCACCGGCGCAACGGGATTGATCGGCAGCAGCCTGACGGCGCGCTTGCTGGCGCTTTCCCACCAGATAACCGTGCTGACGCGCGACCTGCAGCGCGCGCGCAGCCGCCTCGGCGAGCTGCCCGACTATTGGCAGACGCTGGATGACCGGACCTCGCTGGACGAATTCGATGCGGTGATCAACCTGGCCGGCGAACCCATCGCCGACAAACGCTGGAGCGCGGCGCAGAAAGAGCGCCTGTGCCGCAGCCGCTGGGATCTGACCGAACGGCTGGCGGCGCTGATCAAGGCCGGCAGCACGCCGCCCAGGGTGCTGATTTCCGGCTCCGCCGTCGGTTATTACGGCGATCAGGGGCAGGCGGTGGTTACGGAAGAAG
Proteins encoded in this region:
- a CDS encoding LacI family DNA-binding transcriptional regulator; its protein translation is MSIGKKRRSTGRVTLADVAQLAGVGTMTVSRALRTPEQVSDKLREKIEAAVSELGYLPNLAASSLASASSYTVAMVVPSLSESGCADMFAGLQKVLQPAGYQIMLAESQHHLEREEKLLETLLSYNLAAAVLLSVEHSQNTRNALIAANIPVVEIGAMRADPIDMNIGIDYVAAMYQLTQTVIASGYQNLGLLCANQEQWIFQQHLQGWHKALLRNHMSPHRVINAAQPASFSTGAQQLPEFLLAWPELDALVCASDELACGALYECQRRRIKVPDQLAVVGFGNGEFSRVCQPPLTTMTIPHREIGIQAGQALLARLNDEPWRQAGSLPSTLCRRDSC
- the yfcD gene encoding NUDIX hydrolase YfcD; protein product: MAEQGQAADTEWVDIVNEQNEVIAQSSRQQMRAQRLRHRATYIVVHDGMGKILVQRRTDIKDFYPGWLDATAGGVVQSGENVLDSARREAEEELGIAGVPFAEHGLFYFEEEQCRVWGALFSCVSHGPFALQEEEVVEVNWLTPEEITARCDEFTPDSLKALSLWLTRNNEQAYGKPLRDADENA
- the yfcE gene encoding phosphodiesterase, whose amino-acid sequence is MKLMFASDIHGSLPATERVLERFAQSAADWLILLGDLLNHGPRNALPAGYQPAQVAERLNRYSDKIIAVRGNCDSEVDQMLLAFPITAPWQQVLWQKRRLFLTHGHLYHPSTPPPLSSGDVLVYGHTHLPQAERQGDIYCFNPGSVSIPKGGFPASYGILDRGILSVVTLDGGEAVAEVALTH
- a CDS encoding cupin domain-containing protein, with the translated sequence MFIHKQHTALEDLGNGVTRRILAHGGALMAVEVNFQKNAVGPLHSHPHEQLTYVLSGRFRFTIGDETREVAAGDTLYKKPHVVHGCVCLEAGTLLDTFTPQREDFLR
- the yfcG gene encoding GSH-dependent disulfide bond oxidoreductase, which encodes MIDLYYAPTPNGHKITLFLEEVGLPYRIHRVNIGAGDQFKPAFLSISPNNKIPAIVDQQPVDGGAPISLFESGEILLYLAEKTGKLLSKGLRERAATLQWLFWQVAGFGPMLGQNHHFNHYAPQPVPYAIERYHLETKRLYGVLEAELQKHPYLGGDNYSIADIATYPWVVSHPRQRVDLADYPAVRNWFERISNRPATERAYKLAEQA
- the folX gene encoding dihydroneopterin triphosphate 2'-epimerase encodes the protein MSFSQPDAIIRIKNLRLRTFIGIKEEEINNRQDILINVVIHYPADTARNSENIDDALNYRTITKAIIRHVEDNRFALLEKLTQDVLDIVKEHAWVTYAEVEIDKLLALRYADSVSMTMSYRRD